The genomic stretch GAAGGCAGCATGCGCTGCGACGCCAATATCTCCATCCGCCCGAAAGGAGATACAAAGCTGGGTACCCGGGTGGAAGTAAAGAACCTCAACAGCATCCGCAATGTAAAAAGGGCCATTGATGCAGAAGTGACCCGGTTGGTTGGTATTACTGAACGGGGAGAAAAAATAATCCAGGAAACGAGAAGTTATGATGCAGACAACAACATCACATTCTCTTTACGTACCAAAGAAGATGCGGATGATTACCGGTATTTTCCGGAACCCGATCTCACTCCCTTTAAGATCACCGATGACTATCTGCTGAAAATAAAAAACGCTTTACCTGTTTTACCCGGTGATCTGAAAGAACATTATATAAAAGATCTTCAGCTCCCGGAGTACGATGCCACTGTGATCTGTGAGGATAAAGAACTGGCCGATTATTTTGAGGAACTGCTGATCCATTGTAAAAATCACAAAGCAGCGGCGAACTGGCTATTGGGCCCGGTTAAAAGTCATTTGAACTACAACAATACCGGTTACCGGTCTTTTTCTTTGAAGCCCGGCAAACTGGCTGCACTGATACAGCTGGTGGATGAAGGAAAGATCAGTTTTGGAATGGCTTCTGCAAAACTGCTGCCCGCATTGATCGGTCAGCCCGGCAAAGACCCGGAAGCGCTGGCAGCAACACTTAACCTTGTGCTGGAAACCGATAGCCGGTCCATTGAACAATGGGTGGATGAGGCCATAGCAGGCATGCCGGATAAGGCAGCGGAATATAAAAAAGGAAAAAAAGGACTGATCGGCTTGTTTGCCGGGGAAGTAAAGAAACTCAGTAAAGGAAAAGCCGATATGCAGCAGGTGAATGCATTACTCAATAAAAAATTAAACAACCAATAAATGAAAAAACTAGTAGCGGCCTTGGCAATGACAGCGTTTTTATTTTCCTGCAGCACGGAACAGGGAAAGGGAAAATTTACCCTGTATGGTGAACTGAAAGGAGTAACAGATGGCGAAAAAATGATCCTGGAGGAATTATTTTTCAGCGATAAAGCGCCTGAAGTACTGGATACCGGTATGGTAAAGGATGGAAAATTCACCGTGTCTGCCATCGCAAAAGAAGAAGGATTGTACCGGGTACGTAATGAAAAGGGAGATAATTCCTATCTTTTTATCAATGACGGGGAAAACATACGTTTTAACGCTGACCCGGGTAAGAATGAACTTACCGGTCATTCATTCAGCGGCTCATCAAA from Chitinophagaceae bacterium encodes the following:
- the gatB gene encoding Asp-tRNA(Asn)/Glu-tRNA(Gln) amidotransferase subunit GatB; the encoded protein is MKRLPWSYYRGSFLLCHLTFPFRSGKSLCLVFLTFAAVKENDTYQVVIGLEVHTQLLTQSKLFCGDSAAFSTDPNTHISPITLAHPGTLPMTNTKAIEYAIKLGLALHCDIEQYNYFARKNYFYPDLPKGYQVSQHTTPICKNGFVKIKVGETDRKIRLNRIHIEEDAGKSLHDTDENYTSIDLNRAGVPLLEIVSEPDIHSSDEAFAYITELRRLVTWLGICDGNMEEGSMRCDANISIRPKGDTKLGTRVEVKNLNSIRNVKRAIDAEVTRLVGITERGEKIIQETRSYDADNNITFSLRTKEDADDYRYFPEPDLTPFKITDDYLLKIKNALPVLPGDLKEHYIKDLQLPEYDATVICEDKELADYFEELLIHCKNHKAAANWLLGPVKSHLNYNNTGYRSFSLKPGKLAALIQLVDEGKISFGMASAKLLPALIGQPGKDPEALAATLNLVLETDSRSIEQWVDEAIAGMPDKAAEYKKGKKGLIGLFAGEVKKLSKGKADMQQVNALLNKKLNNQ